A genomic segment from Methanobrevibacter sp. TMH8 encodes:
- a CDS encoding MarR family transcriptional regulator, producing MDKELIDAISYVQMSKYRMKVLIDLKDGLKIPSIIAESTDIRINHISRTLKELKDKNLVIVLNPEKTQGRLYQISDLGKQVLEHIY from the coding sequence ATGGATAAAGAACTTATTGATGCAATTTCATATGTACAAATGTCAAAATACCGAATGAAAGTATTGATTGACCTTAAAGATGGATTAAAAATACCTTCAATAATTGCTGAGTCAACAGATATAAGGATTAACCATATTAGTCGTACATTGAAGGAATTGAAAGATAAAAACCTTGTTATTGTTTTAAATCCTGAAAAAACTCAAGGAAGACTATATCAGATTAGCGACTTAGGAAAACAAGTATTAGAACATATATATTAA
- a CDS encoding winged helix DNA-binding protein: MPSFRWSPVLYKKITYLLFMKKEVVDALSYTRLSEHRTKTLLAIGDEVVLPKDISKKTGYRATHTSRSIKQLIEAGLVKCLNPEKIKGRLFVTTDLGKEVIKYIR, encoded by the coding sequence ATGCCGAGTTTTAGATGGTCGCCAGTACTTTATAAAAAGATAACTTATTTATTATTCATGAAAAAAGAAGTAGTTGATGCTTTATCTTATACAAGGTTATCTGAACATAGAACAAAAACACTTTTAGCTATTGGTGATGAAGTTGTGCTTCCAAAAGATATTTCTAAAAAAACTGGATATAGGGCCACACATACAAGTAGAAGTATAAAACAATTAATTGAAGCAGGACTAGTTAAATGTTTAAATCCTGAAAAAATTAAAGGTAGACTTTTCGTTACAACAGACCTTGGAAAAGAAGTTATAAAATACATAAGGTAG